A region from the Mucilaginibacter sp. CSA2-8R genome encodes:
- a CDS encoding ATP-binding cassette domain-containing protein, whose protein sequence is MITVSNLSLRFGKRILFEDVNLKFTQGNCYGIIGANGAGKSTFLKILSGEIDPTTGSVSFTPGERMAVLKQNHYEFDEFPVIETVLMGHKELYATMKEKDAIYLKEDFTDADGERAGELENLFAEMDGWNAESNAATLLSNLGIKEDTHYKLLKELDGTQKVRVLLAQALFGKPDILLLDEPTNDLDIHTISWLEDFLAGYEAIVLVVSHDRHFLDTVCTHVVDIDFSKMTIYTGNYTFWYQSSQLALKQRSDQNKKLEEKVKELQEFISRFSANASKSKQATSRKKALDKINLDEIKPSNRKYPAIMFNQQSREAGDQILQIENLGKTLNGEVLFSNINLMVNKGDKVAVLSQNSLATSAFYDILTGRDTDYTGSFKLGVTINPADIPMDNADYFKGNDLNLVDWLRQYAPGDKDEQFIRSFLGRMLFSGEEVLKKSAVLSGGEKMRCMFSRMMLQQPNVLLFDEPTNHLDLESITALNNGMKDFKGTILFTSRDHELTQTVATRIIELTPAGMIDKMMNYDDYIKSDAVQKQREEMYALA, encoded by the coding sequence ATGATTACAGTTTCTAATTTATCCTTACGCTTTGGTAAGCGCATCTTATTCGAAGATGTAAATCTTAAATTTACCCAAGGCAATTGTTATGGCATTATCGGCGCTAACGGTGCCGGGAAATCTACATTTTTAAAAATTCTTTCGGGCGAGATTGACCCTACAACTGGTTCGGTAAGCTTCACTCCCGGCGAGCGTATGGCGGTGCTAAAACAGAACCACTATGAGTTTGATGAGTTTCCGGTGATTGAAACGGTATTGATGGGGCATAAAGAACTTTATGCTACCATGAAAGAAAAAGATGCCATTTACCTGAAAGAGGATTTTACCGATGCTGATGGCGAACGTGCCGGTGAGCTGGAAAACCTTTTTGCAGAAATGGACGGCTGGAATGCTGAAAGCAACGCAGCCACCTTACTGAGCAACTTAGGCATTAAAGAAGATACCCACTATAAACTGCTAAAAGAGCTGGATGGTACGCAAAAAGTACGCGTATTGCTTGCTCAGGCGCTGTTTGGTAAACCCGATATTTTATTACTGGATGAGCCTACCAACGACCTTGACATACATACTATTAGCTGGCTGGAAGACTTTTTAGCGGGCTACGAGGCCATTGTACTGGTAGTATCGCACGATAGGCACTTTTTGGATACGGTATGTACCCACGTGGTAGATATTGACTTTAGTAAGATGACTATTTATACCGGTAACTACACGTTCTGGTATCAGTCGAGCCAGTTGGCTTTAAAACAACGGTCGGACCAGAACAAGAAACTGGAAGAAAAGGTTAAGGAGCTGCAGGAATTCATTAGCCGCTTTAGCGCTAATGCTTCTAAATCTAAACAAGCTACCAGCCGTAAAAAAGCTTTGGATAAAATTAACCTGGATGAAATTAAGCCATCCAACCGTAAGTATCCGGCTATTATGTTTAACCAGCAAAGCCGCGAAGCAGGTGACCAGATTTTACAGATCGAAAATTTAGGCAAAACGCTTAACGGAGAAGTGCTGTTTAGCAACATCAACCTGATGGTTAACAAAGGCGATAAGGTTGCTGTGCTATCACAAAACAGTTTAGCTACCAGCGCTTTTTACGATATTTTAACCGGTCGTGACACCGATTATACCGGCAGCTTTAAATTGGGAGTTACCATTAACCCAGCTGATATACCGATGGACAATGCCGATTACTTTAAAGGGAACGACTTAAATTTGGTAGACTGGCTGCGCCAGTATGCCCCAGGCGATAAAGACGAGCAATTTATCCGCAGCTTTTTAGGCCGTATGCTGTTTTCGGGCGAAGAGGTATTGAAAAAGAGTGCCGTATTATCGGGTGGCGAAAAAATGCGTTGTATGTTTAGCCGGATGATGCTGCAGCAGCCTAATGTGTTGTTGTTTGACGAGCCAACCAACCACCTGGACCTGGAATCAATCACGGCGCTTAATAACGGTATGAAAGATTTTAAAGGCACGATCCTGTTCACCTCGCGTGACCATGAGCTTACTCAAACTGTGGCCACCCGCATTATTGAGCTAACGCCCGCCGGCATGATTGATAAAATGATGAACTACGACGATTACATTAAAAGCGACGCCGTACAAAAGCAACGCGAAGAAATGTACGCCTTAGCTTAA
- a CDS encoding DUF3822 family protein, which yields MNDLLYHYIDPAFNHLEVNSYKLLLWVGDKKFSLAVMHHNKLMVWRKPAPLAELTQAGEVQEVLNFKYHEVITGISSSYFTLVAQSVFNESQVKDIARYLDVAPTDTVYAQPLDAFNQVIFKAPETLIQAIKSFDVTQAVFGPSGWIQAVEANQPSADELYLNVNDDRIEIAHFDKGRLNLFNTFEFTHQDELAYYAVFVCQQLKLDLRTLTVKLSGDIAAGDERYQHLLQDIFGAVSLNTLAVATLPEHLPQHQLLALTALSLCASLADV from the coding sequence ATGAACGATTTGCTATACCACTATATTGACCCCGCTTTTAATCACCTGGAGGTAAACAGCTATAAGCTTTTACTTTGGGTTGGCGATAAGAAGTTTTCGCTGGCGGTTATGCATCACAACAAATTAATGGTTTGGCGCAAACCTGCTCCGCTGGCAGAGCTTACCCAGGCAGGCGAAGTACAGGAAGTGTTAAACTTTAAATACCATGAAGTAATAACGGGAATCAGCTCTTCCTATTTTACGTTGGTGGCGCAAAGTGTATTTAATGAAAGCCAGGTAAAAGATATAGCGCGTTACCTGGACGTAGCACCTACCGATACCGTTTATGCGCAACCGCTGGACGCCTTCAATCAGGTTATTTTTAAGGCACCTGAAACCTTAATACAAGCTATAAAAAGTTTTGACGTAACGCAGGCCGTATTTGGCCCATCGGGTTGGATACAGGCGGTTGAAGCCAATCAACCATCGGCTGATGAATTATATCTTAACGTAAACGACGACCGGATAGAAATTGCACACTTTGATAAAGGCAGGTTAAATCTATTCAACACGTTTGAATTTACGCACCAAGACGAACTTGCTTACTACGCCGTGTTTGTTTGCCAGCAACTAAAACTCGATTTACGGACTCTTACCGTTAAACTAAGCGGTGATATTGCAGCCGGCGATGAACGCTACCAGCATTTGCTGCAGGATATTTTTGGCGCTGTGAGTTTGAACACCCTAGCCGTGGCTACCCTGCCGGAACACTTACCTCAACACCAACTACTGGCCTTAACCGCACTATCGCTATGCGCATCATTGGCGGACGTTTAA
- the pyrE gene encoding orotate phosphoribosyltransferase encodes MFNNNEIEQQVAEFLLQIKAIKLQPNNPFTWASGWKSPIYCDNRVTLSYPSIRTYIRQKLSLIIQEEFGSVSCIAGVATAGIPQGALVAQELGLPFVYVRAKPKDHGTGNLIEGEIMPGKRVAVVEDLISTGKSSLQAVEALRSAGYEVAGLAAIFSYGFDIAEENFKKAKCRYVTLSNYNAMLKFAEEKQYINSSSIDLLQQWRRNPAEWGQ; translated from the coding sequence ATGTTTAATAATAATGAGATTGAACAGCAGGTGGCTGAATTTCTGTTGCAAATTAAAGCAATTAAATTACAACCCAATAATCCATTTACATGGGCCTCGGGTTGGAAATCGCCTATATACTGCGACAATCGCGTAACACTATCTTATCCATCTATCCGTACCTACATCCGTCAAAAATTAAGCCTGATTATTCAGGAAGAATTCGGCTCGGTGAGCTGTATTGCCGGGGTAGCTACAGCTGGCATTCCGCAAGGTGCGCTGGTTGCCCAAGAGTTAGGTTTACCCTTTGTATACGTACGTGCTAAACCTAAAGACCACGGCACCGGCAACCTGATTGAAGGTGAAATTATGCCAGGCAAACGCGTAGCGGTAGTAGAAGATCTGATTTCGACCGGTAAAAGCAGCTTGCAAGCTGTTGAAGCTTTAAGAAGCGCAGGATATGAAGTGGCTGGTTTGGCTGCTATTTTTAGCTACGGATTTGATATAGCCGAAGAAAATTTCAAGAAAGCTAAGTGCCGCTATGTTACTTTATCAAACTACAATGCCATGCTTAAGTTTGCCGAAGAAAAGCAATACATTAACAGCTCAAGCATTGACCTTTTACAACAATGGCGCCGAAACCCTGCTGAATGGGGTCAATAA
- a CDS encoding S41 family peptidase: MKKIFILIFLCLSQVAQYPGAALAKPLYADRKGDQHISDLVLLCKVWGMLKYHHPAVTKGQYNWDQELIKLLPSYEAVRNKVERNQVLLNLVKALGRVSKGTPFPDSLLRDVKMKPDYTWVSQKSLGMQLADLLTQVSHYHDTTEQHYLKYLAEDNIVLPSFVNEEPYAQMALPDPQYRLLAVYRYWNIIEYWYPYKYLAKQNWNKCLPIFIQDALAANTEAAYVRFIQKMVGTIKDSHATVTAQKVEMLKGRWFLPLRVQFIENQAVVTSIDAKLPAAALRVGEVIKEVDGVPVSTFVHRQRPYVSASNEAVVLREVARLLVRSDDSVSHLKVAALDGKVRQCTLSNIPFARATLAPVYNFPYQRDSSCFMLTNGVLYVNPGRFTNNQVAWVKQHLPAAKGLVLDARQYPRTGAGAVFNLLQSCLLSGKGPMCKFSSAVKGFPGLFRFAPPFVIGETNTNYYRGRVIILVDENTQSTSEFLTMGYQLAPGALVVGSTTAGADGNVTYPFQLPGGIVTKITGLGVYYPDGKETQQIGIVAKVKVTPTLTGFRAGKDELLDKAIQIILTEKSN, encoded by the coding sequence ATGAAAAAGATTTTTATCCTCATTTTTCTTTGCCTGTCACAAGTAGCTCAATATCCAGGCGCTGCCTTGGCTAAGCCTTTGTATGCTGATCGTAAAGGTGATCAGCATATCAGCGACTTGGTTTTATTGTGCAAAGTATGGGGCATGCTCAAATATCACCATCCGGCGGTAACCAAGGGACAGTATAACTGGGACCAGGAACTAATTAAATTGCTGCCATCGTATGAGGCTGTTAGGAATAAGGTAGAGCGCAATCAGGTGCTACTGAACTTGGTAAAAGCCTTAGGTCGCGTATCTAAAGGAACGCCCTTTCCTGACAGTCTTTTAAGGGATGTTAAAATGAAACCTGACTATACCTGGGTTAGCCAAAAAAGCTTAGGAATGCAACTTGCTGACTTATTAACGCAGGTAAGTCATTATCATGATACCACAGAACAGCATTATCTTAAATATCTGGCAGAAGACAATATTGTGCTTCCATCTTTTGTAAACGAAGAACCCTATGCACAGATGGCTTTACCTGACCCGCAATACCGGCTACTGGCCGTTTACCGCTACTGGAATATCATTGAGTACTGGTACCCTTATAAGTACCTGGCAAAACAAAACTGGAACAAGTGCTTACCCATTTTTATCCAGGATGCACTTGCTGCAAACACTGAGGCAGCTTACGTTCGCTTCATCCAAAAGATGGTTGGAACAATCAAAGACAGCCATGCTACGGTAACTGCTCAAAAGGTAGAAATGCTTAAGGGACGTTGGTTTCTGCCGCTAAGAGTGCAGTTTATCGAAAATCAAGCTGTTGTTACTTCCATAGATGCGAAACTGCCGGCGGCGGCATTGAGAGTAGGAGAAGTGATTAAAGAAGTGGATGGCGTACCGGTCAGCACGTTTGTTCACAGGCAAAGGCCTTACGTTTCCGCCTCTAATGAGGCGGTGGTGCTGCGTGAGGTGGCAAGGTTGCTTGTACGAAGCGATGATTCGGTAAGTCATTTAAAGGTAGCCGCCTTGGATGGCAAAGTGCGCCAGTGTACACTGAGCAATATCCCGTTTGCACGGGCAACGCTGGCACCGGTTTACAATTTCCCTTATCAGCGCGACTCTAGCTGCTTTATGCTGACTAATGGTGTGCTTTATGTAAACCCCGGACGTTTCACAAATAATCAGGTTGCTTGGGTTAAGCAGCATCTGCCGGCGGCCAAGGGCTTAGTGCTGGATGCCCGGCAATACCCCAGAACCGGTGCCGGGGCAGTATTCAATCTATTGCAAAGCTGTTTGCTTTCGGGCAAGGGGCCGATGTGCAAGTTTAGCAGTGCGGTTAAAGGTTTTCCAGGTTTATTCAGGTTTGCTCCCCCGTTTGTCATCGGCGAAACCAATACAAATTACTATCGCGGCAGGGTAATTATCCTGGTAGATGAAAATACGCAAAGTACCAGCGAATTTTTAACGATGGGTTACCAGTTAGCGCCAGGCGCATTGGTGGTGGGTTCTACTACGGCCGGTGCAGACGGCAATGTAACTTACCCATTTCAGTTACCAGGCGGTATAGTAACTAAAATTACCGGCTTAGGCGTATATTATCCAGACGGTAAGGAAACGCAGCAAATTGGAATAGTAGCGAAGGTGAAAGTGACTCCAACTCTAACCGGCTTCCGTGCGGGGAAGGACGAATTACTGGATAAAGCTATACAGATTATATTGACTGAAAAAAGCAATTAA
- the coaD gene encoding pantetheine-phosphate adenylyltransferase, producing the protein MKIALFPGSFDPITKAHVDIVKRSVTLFDKLYIGIGVNSSKQSFLSIEQRQQMLRAVFESEPKIHIIAYEGLTVDFCKSINANYMIRGIRTVSDFEYEKAIAQMNHALAPDIESIFIVSKPGYSSISSTIVREVLRHNGDVSQFIPKEALEYLQANHVSAKRP; encoded by the coding sequence ATGAAAATTGCCCTGTTCCCCGGCTCTTTTGATCCTATTACCAAAGCCCACGTGGATATTGTAAAACGCTCGGTAACTTTGTTCGACAAGCTTTACATAGGCATCGGTGTAAATAGCTCCAAACAAAGTTTTTTGAGTATTGAACAGCGCCAGCAAATGCTAAGGGCGGTATTTGAGTCGGAGCCCAAAATACATATTATTGCTTACGAAGGTCTAACGGTAGATTTCTGTAAAAGCATCAATGCTAATTACATGATACGGGGTATACGTACTGTGTCGGATTTTGAATATGAAAAAGCCATAGCGCAGATGAACCATGCCCTGGCGCCCGACATTGAGAGTATTTTTATTGTAAGTAAACCAGGATACTCCTCCATTAGTTCAACCATTGTGCGCGAAGTGTTACGGCACAATGGCGATGTGAGTCAGTTTATTCCGAAAGAGGCGCTGGAATATCTTCAAGCAAATCACGTTTCAGCAAAACGTCCATAA
- a CDS encoding pentapeptide repeat-containing protein, with translation MELRTYDGKNFEKVDYTEKAATSREFHDCTFIQCNFSGSNFSGSKFIDCTFTSCNLSLVKFDQATLRNVTFKDCKILGVNFHECSAFLFSVSFEGCMLDFASFAGRKMAKTSFIKCSLKETSFMQAILTGSKFDQCNLLGTIFNRTDLSNCNFVTAYNYQIDPEINKLNKASFAEHGLAGLLFKYGIKVV, from the coding sequence ATGGAGCTACGCACGTATGATGGCAAAAATTTCGAAAAGGTTGACTACACAGAAAAGGCAGCTACCAGCCGCGAGTTTCACGACTGTACCTTTATCCAGTGCAACTTTTCGGGCAGCAATTTCTCCGGCAGTAAATTTATCGACTGCACCTTTACAAGCTGTAACCTATCGCTCGTTAAGTTTGACCAGGCTACGCTAAGGAACGTCACTTTTAAAGATTGCAAAATATTAGGCGTAAATTTTCACGAGTGCAGTGCCTTTTTATTCAGTGTTTCTTTCGAGGGTTGCATGCTCGATTTTGCCTCGTTTGCAGGGCGCAAAATGGCCAAAACCAGTTTTATTAAATGCTCGCTTAAAGAAACCAGCTTTATGCAGGCTATTTTAACCGGCTCCAAATTTGATCAATGCAATTTATTGGGCACAATATTTAACCGGACGGACCTAAGCAACTGTAATTTCGTCACTGCCTATAACTACCAGATAGACCCCGAAATAAACAAACTCAACAAAGCTTCCTTTGCCGAGCATGGCTTAGCCGGGCTGTTGTTCAAGTACGGTATAAAGGTGGTATAA
- the rsmD gene encoding 16S rRNA (guanine(966)-N(2))-methyltransferase RsmD — MRIIGGRLKGLRLNPPKNLPVRPTTDLAKEALFNILQNQVELEGIKVLDLFSGTGNLALEFASRYAESVTAIDRSIHCINYVKDCARQHGLTQISTFKADVFKYLELETEQYDLIFADPPYDLNRIPELPKIIFGKNLLLPGGLLIVEHQSNQNLSNHPNFTEQRRYGHSSFSFFNMPDEDADQPSAE; from the coding sequence ATGCGCATCATTGGCGGACGTTTAAAGGGCTTGCGGCTTAATCCGCCCAAAAACCTACCGGTACGGCCCACAACCGACCTGGCTAAAGAAGCGTTGTTCAACATATTGCAAAACCAGGTGGAGTTAGAAGGCATCAAGGTTTTAGATCTTTTTAGCGGCACCGGTAACTTGGCTTTGGAGTTTGCATCACGTTATGCTGAAAGTGTAACCGCTATTGACCGAAGTATACATTGCATCAATTACGTTAAAGACTGCGCCCGCCAACACGGACTTACCCAAATCAGCACTTTTAAGGCCGATGTATTTAAATACCTGGAGCTGGAAACCGAGCAGTACGACCTGATATTTGCCGACCCGCCTTACGATCTGAACCGTATACCCGAGTTACCCAAAATCATATTCGGCAAAAATTTACTGTTACCGGGCGGCTTACTGATAGTAGAACATCAGTCTAACCAAAACCTGAGCAATCATCCGAATTTTACAGAGCAACGGCGATACGGGCACTCATCGTTTTCGTTTTTTAATATGCCTGACGAGGATGCAGACCAACCTTCGGCAGAATAG
- a CDS encoding GH3 auxin-responsive promoter family protein encodes MAIIGELIKSAIDFTDKFVKNPEPVSAQQQVLNQLLTEAQNTAFGRHYQFERILNSTNMAKAFAEAVPVFDYDSLARQWWQRVVDGENDVTWPGETHYLALSSGTTSHSKTIPVTNDMLTAIRRSGMQQVAALANFDLPAEFFEKQILMLGSSTNLKDIKGHLAGEISGISASNIPFWFKGYYKPGKDIASISDFDEKVKEIARQAPNWDIGSLSGIPAWIELMLKEIIKQHNLKNIHELWPNLAVYTTGGVAFDPYRRSFEKLLAHPLVYIDTYLASEGFLAMQKRPDTSAMALVVDNGIYFEFVSFEEKNITSEGGIVSDAEIVTLADVEEGKEYVLLISTVSGAWRYVIGDTVTFTDVSRCEIKITGRTKQFLNVAGSQLSVLQMNKAIEVMAEKYNAAMQEFIVATIHRGDELIDRWYISTDQELDNSALAKDIDQHLKDNNKNYAVARTRALKDVEVHTLPVEVFHQWSEENKKLGGQVKIPRVMKEEQFLEWEAFVKAHQH; translated from the coding sequence ATGGCTATTATCGGCGAACTCATCAAATCTGCAATTGACTTTACTGATAAATTTGTTAAAAACCCCGAACCTGTATCAGCTCAGCAACAGGTTTTAAACCAGTTACTTACTGAGGCCCAAAATACAGCGTTTGGCAGGCATTATCAATTTGAGCGTATTTTAAACAGCACCAATATGGCCAAGGCATTTGCTGAGGCGGTGCCTGTATTTGATTATGATAGCTTGGCCAGGCAATGGTGGCAGCGGGTAGTTGATGGAGAAAATGACGTAACCTGGCCCGGCGAAACGCATTACCTGGCCTTAAGCAGCGGCACTACCAGCCATAGTAAAACCATACCTGTTACTAACGATATGCTGACCGCTATCCGCCGGTCGGGTATGCAACAGGTGGCTGCGCTGGCCAATTTTGATTTGCCTGCCGAGTTTTTTGAAAAACAGATATTGATGCTGGGCAGCAGCACAAATCTCAAAGATATTAAAGGCCACTTGGCCGGCGAAATTAGCGGTATAAGTGCCAGTAACATCCCATTTTGGTTTAAAGGCTACTACAAACCCGGAAAAGATATTGCCAGTATTAGTGATTTTGACGAGAAAGTTAAAGAGATAGCACGGCAGGCGCCTAATTGGGACATCGGTAGCTTATCGGGCATACCGGCTTGGATAGAGCTCATGCTAAAAGAAATCATCAAACAGCATAACCTCAAAAACATTCATGAGCTGTGGCCTAACCTGGCGGTGTATACCACGGGTGGCGTAGCGTTTGATCCGTATCGCCGTAGCTTTGAAAAACTGCTGGCTCACCCGCTCGTTTACATTGATACCTACCTGGCTTCAGAGGGTTTTTTGGCTATGCAAAAACGGCCGGATACTTCGGCCATGGCCTTAGTGGTAGATAATGGAATTTATTTCGAATTTGTGTCCTTTGAGGAAAAAAATATCACTTCTGAAGGCGGTATAGTTTCTGACGCTGAAATCGTCACGCTGGCCGATGTTGAAGAAGGAAAAGAATATGTACTGTTGATCTCCACCGTATCAGGTGCCTGGCGTTATGTAATTGGCGATACAGTTACTTTTACCGATGTAAGCCGGTGCGAAATTAAAATTACGGGCCGTACCAAACAGTTTTTAAACGTAGCAGGTTCCCAGCTTTCGGTACTGCAAATGAATAAGGCTATCGAAGTGATGGCAGAAAAATATAATGCAGCCATGCAGGAGTTTATTGTAGCTACCATACACCGCGGGGATGAACTGATAGATCGCTGGTATATCAGCACCGATCAGGAATTAGACAACAGTGCGCTGGCCAAAGACATAGACCAGCATTTAAAAGACAATAACAAAAACTATGCAGTGGCACGCACACGGGCATTAAAAGACGTAGAAGTGCATACCTTGCCGGTAGAGGTGTTTCACCAATGGAGCGAAGAAAATAAAAAACTGGGTGGGCAGGTAAAAATACCCCGGGTAATGAAAGAAGAACAGTTTTTAGAATGGGAAGCCTTCGTTAAAGCGCATCAGCATTAA
- a CDS encoding helix-turn-helix transcriptional regulator, translating into MPIIVNVDVMMARRKMSLNELQQKVGITLTNLSILKTGKAKAIRFETLNAICKALDCQPGDLLEYRSD; encoded by the coding sequence ATGCCAATCATTGTTAATGTTGATGTCATGATGGCCAGGCGCAAAATGTCGCTGAACGAGTTGCAACAAAAAGTAGGTATCACGCTGACAAATTTATCTATACTTAAAACCGGCAAGGCCAAAGCAATACGCTTTGAGACGCTGAATGCAATTTGTAAGGCACTGGACTGTCAGCCTGGTGATCTTTTAGAATACCGTTCTGATTAA
- a CDS encoding NUDIX domain-containing protein, translated as MAQKYRIYINQKVILITESVPKHPEKYEPLEQQSFDLKTLYPKVVNNNDRSYYYVLCDNAKAFLKQVIKSVTLIEAAGGLVKNGKGDYLFIFRNGKWDIPKGKLEKGEKPRAGAVREVEEECGISIGECGKKIVNTYHVYTLKGEVVLKKTHWYKMKYKGKEKLKPQIEEGITEVRWLNKREINMVTDNTFPSIMDVLLKRDLLEDIPAPLSE; from the coding sequence ATGGCACAAAAATACAGAATTTATATCAACCAAAAGGTTATTTTGATTACGGAGTCGGTTCCCAAACATCCCGAAAAATACGAACCGCTTGAGCAGCAATCTTTTGATTTAAAAACTTTATACCCTAAAGTGGTAAATAATAATGACAGGTCTTACTATTATGTGCTGTGTGACAATGCCAAAGCGTTTTTAAAACAAGTAATTAAAAGCGTAACGCTTATTGAAGCGGCTGGTGGACTGGTAAAAAATGGAAAAGGTGATTACTTATTTATATTTAGAAATGGTAAGTGGGATATTCCTAAAGGTAAGCTTGAAAAAGGTGAAAAGCCACGTGCAGGTGCCGTGCGTGAGGTAGAAGAAGAGTGCGGAATTTCGATTGGTGAGTGCGGTAAAAAAATTGTGAATACTTACCACGTGTATACGTTAAAAGGCGAGGTGGTATTGAAGAAGACGCATTGGTATAAAATGAAATATAAAGGTAAGGAGAAGCTTAAGCCGCAAATAGAAGAAGGAATTACCGAAGTGCGCTGGTTAAATAAAAGGGAAATTAATATGGTAACCGATAATACATTCCCCTCTATTATGGACGTTTTGCTGAAACGTGATTTGCTTGAAGATATTCCAGCGCCTCTTTCGGAATAA
- a CDS encoding ester cyclase, which yields MEAQTEKNKAVVRRFNEEVIEEGNIDSFNTLMDEHFINHSAPTGADNGPAGMINTFNNILRPAMPDLKVTIYQQVAEGDLVTTRKTISGTQTGELMGIAPSGKKISIDVIDIVRIKNGKYVEHWGINTLPVILAELKKSQ from the coding sequence ATGGAAGCACAGACAGAAAAGAACAAAGCCGTTGTACGCCGATTTAATGAAGAAGTAATTGAGGAGGGAAACATAGACAGTTTCAACACATTGATGGATGAGCACTTCATCAATCACTCTGCTCCAACTGGTGCAGACAATGGCCCGGCGGGAATGATAAACACATTCAACAATATTTTGAGACCAGCCATGCCGGATTTAAAAGTGACTATTTATCAGCAGGTTGCAGAAGGAGACTTAGTTACTACGCGGAAGACAATAAGCGGTACCCAAACCGGCGAGTTAATGGGAATTGCTCCGTCGGGTAAAAAGATCAGTATCGATGTCATTGACATCGTAAGAATCAAAAATGGAAAATATGTGGAGCACTGGGGCATCAACACGCTTCCTGTTATATTGGCAGAGTTAAAAAAAAGCCAATAA